ACCAACGTCGTATTTAGAAAACACTAACTGAATGTAATAAAAGTTGAACAAGAAACATCTTATGTTTGTATATCTAGGCCATTATAAAGGGCACGATAGGTTATAATGCCTACGTAACTATGCAGGGGGTGTATGTGTGTATATACAGCAGGCACTTATGAGCAGCATGAAGTAGCGTCGTTTGTTGTTGGCCTCTGTAGCTGAATATTATTCGCTTGCTGAGATTGGGCAGCTAAAGAGTCTCTTCGTTGTAGATATAAACGTTTTCCAATGTCATAGAACACTTCTAACACCCCCTTTCCAGTTTTAGCACTCACCTCGTGAAAGATTAACCCGTGTTCGTCTGCATACGCCCTAGCTTCGTCCTCATCGATAACCTTCATCTTTGGGGTCGTCTCTGCAATATCAACCTTGTTACCAACCAAGCAGATTACGAGATCATCATCGCCAACCTTACTTTTCAATTCGTTTACCCAGCTTTGT
The Eremothecium sinecaudum strain ATCC 58844 chromosome II, complete sequence DNA segment above includes these coding regions:
- the YPT52 gene encoding Rab family GTPase YPT52 (Syntenic homolog of Ashbya gossypii AAL176C; Syntenic homolog of Saccharomyces cerevisiae YKR014C (YPT52)), translating into MLQFKLVLLGDSSVGKSSIVHRFVKDSFDEFRESTIGAAFLSRTIKLADYDDVMIKFEIWDTAGQERYKSLAPMYYRNANAALVVYDVTQEDSLIKAQSWVNELKSKVGDDDLVICLVGNKVDIAETTPKMKVIDEDEARAYADEHGLIFHEVSAKTGKGVLEVFYDIGKRLYLQRRDSLAAQSQQANNIQLQRPTTNDATSCCS